DNA sequence from the Cellulophaga sp. HaHaR_3_176 genome:
TACATTAAAATTTTGTGTATTTGATCTGTTGTTTTTGAAAACCTCTCAAAAAAATAGAAGTCTTATACTTAGTTCGTTTCAATTTTTAAATTTGCTACAAATCGATTTTCTTTAACAAATGTTTTAAAATCATTTTTATTTGGATAAAGTAATTCTATTCGTTTTTCAATATTTTGAATTCCTATTCCAGAACCACTTTTATCGTCTGTTTTTTTTGGAAAATTATCGTTTTCTATGGTAAACAAAATAGTGGTTTCATTAATAATCATGTGTATATCGATAGTACTTAGTTTACTTGCCGATACACCATGTTTAAAAGCATTTTCTATTAATGAGATAAATAATAAAGGGGCAATCTTTATTCCTGTTTCACCTGAAGGAAAAATATAATTAACAACTGTTTTATCAGATATACGCAGTTTCATTAGATCGATATACTTTTTCATAAAATCGATTTCTTTGGATAACGAAACAGACTCTACATTAGTTTCATACAGCATATAACGCATCAATTTACTTAAACTATGTATTGATATTTTAGCCTGATCCGGCGAAATATCAACCATTGCATAAATATTATTTAATGAATTAAAAAAGAAATGCGGTTGTAGTTGATAATGTAAATGTTGTAACTCAGACTTTAGTTTAAAATTAATTGCTTCTTTACGTTCTGCTTCTGTTTTTATCCAACGTTTTGTGCTTTTTATGGCTATTGAAAATAGTAATGGTGCCATGTAAGATAACATTTGTATATAAACAAACATTTTAAACGGAGGAGCATTAACTTTATCGTTAGAAGATGGTTTCTTTATCAAATTTTGAAAAAAATTATTTTCTATTTGTTCTTTTAATGTAACAAATAAGATAATAATCGCTAAATTGATAAATACAAAAAGTAGCATTTTTTTAGCAAATAAAAACTGATCAATAAGCAAAAAATAATTTATATAAAAAATGATAGCATAAAACGCTAAAGGGATCCAAAAATGTGCTATAATCCTTTCAATCTCTTGCGATTGCCCATATGATAGCACATAAGGCATGCTAAATAGCATAAACCAAATTAAAAGGTGAGAAAGGGCTGTTATTTTTTTGTTTTTATGCATTAAATCCTATTTTTAAATCAGATATAGTATATTCTAGTTATTTACATTATTTTCAGATTTCATAAAAAACAGCATTAAAAGCTATACTCTTCTGACTTTGTTGAAAATAATACTTCAAAGATAAAACTAAGCACTTTTTTATAGAATCTAAATAGATAGTTTGCTGTATTAACTATACGAATGCTATGATTTTATCGATTATATTTTTTTATAATCCAAAATAAAAATTAAATGCCTTATTTAAATATTAAAGCATGTAATTTTTATACCTGCTACCTGTTTATTCATCTACATTCATAGTTCCAGCTACTCCATGTAGACATTTAATGATTTGATTTTCTCCTGGTTCTCCAACGTGATAATGATATCCTCTTTTATCATCAGAATGTCCACCGCATTCGTCCAAATTTGTTGGCTTATTTTCGTTTTTATCCAATAAAGCAAAAATTGCAAATCCGTCAATTGCATAGCCAATAATTGGCGAGTGAATATCAGTTTGCGGTATTTCTTTTGTTGAGCCAGTAACTGCGTGATAATGATAACCTCCGTGCGGATTTACGTGCCCTCCGTGGTCATCTAAAGGGGCTATTGTATGTGCTGCTAATATTGCGTGTGTTGGTGCAGGTGGGTCATACTTCACGCCGTTGAAAGCAACTCCTATTCCGCCTCTTCCAAAACTTTGAGCAGTTTTTATATATTTTGGTGTAACTGGAATTACAAAAGTGGTTACTTGGTTTTTGAAATATTCGGGCAAGCATTCTACACAATAGTTATGATATTTTTCCTCTACATTTGGTTTTGCTGCCGCCAAACATCCCTCTTCTGTATCGGTTACTTTAATCGTTCCATCTTCTCTATATAATTTCCATTTGTCATCGCTGTAGAACTCATCTAAATTAGCAATAAAGTGTCCTGAAACATCATACACTTTATCATCTTTAAACCAAATTCCAGCTTTCTCCATTCCATCCTCGATATGTCTTGGACACCAAGGGCCCATTTCATGTTCGGTTGCTTGGGAATTTGTTTTAATGACATAACAAAGTGTCTCAATTCCGTTTAATTCAACTATTTGCTTTTGTATTCCGTTAATTATGTTTTCTGAAATAAAATAATCTGTATTTACTGGAATTGTCTTAACCGAAGCATCAATCTCTTTTGACAAATTTGTATTTGTTTGTTGTGGGGGTCTATTCTCTTGATTTTTTTCTGCTTTATTAAGTTCTTCTAAAGTTAAAAAGCCATCATTATTGCTATCTATATTTATAAAATCGTTAGCGATTGGTCCTTTTACTTCTCTTTTCGATAATTTTCCGTCTTCATTACTATCCAATTTTGAAATTATCTGTATCGAAGAAGGTCTTTGTCCATTTGGTTCTTGCTGTTCCTTTTTTTCTTGATTTGATTTGCAAGAAATCAAGATTGTAAAAATTAATAATAACAATGAAAGGTTTTTCATTTTATAATTTATTTAGATTCTTTTTAAATAATCGTATAATATAATCGTCAATATTTATTGAATTATATAAGGCTGCATTCAACATTATACTCAATGGGTTAGTATAAAAGCAGTAGTGGAATAAAAACAACTACTTTTCAACAAGTAATCTGCTTAATTATTTACAAAAGAGATTCAAGTTCTCACCTGAACAGTTTTTGTTTTAGATATTGTTACATGCCGTTTTTTGTTCTATAAAACTTCAATATTTATTTAATATTACGCACTAATCTTACATAGTTATATATGCGTATTGTATTTCTTTGTAGTCCATTACCTTCGGTAAAATCATCAGGATTTGCAGTTTTAGGATCGCTACGTTGTGAGCCAGCTCCATAAATATCTATCCAACCATTTCCATTCATATTTCTTAAGCTGCGACCAAAAGCCACATAGGCAGCATTTCCTATACTTTATTGGCTTATATGTGT
Encoded proteins:
- a CDS encoding sensor histidine kinase, which gives rise to MHKNKKITALSHLLIWFMLFSMPYVLSYGQSQEIERIIAHFWIPLAFYAIIFYINYFLLIDQFLFAKKMLLFVFINLAIIILFVTLKEQIENNFFQNLIKKPSSNDKVNAPPFKMFVYIQMLSYMAPLLFSIAIKSTKRWIKTEAERKEAINFKLKSELQHLHYQLQPHFFFNSLNNIYAMVDISPDQAKISIHSLSKLMRYMLYETNVESVSLSKEIDFMKKYIDLMKLRISDKTVVNYIFPSGETGIKIAPLLFISLIENAFKHGVSASKLSTIDIHMIINETTILFTIENDNFPKKTDDKSGSGIGIQNIEKRIELLYPNKNDFKTFVKENRFVANLKIETN
- a CDS encoding YHYH protein, with the protein product MKNLSLLLLIFTILISCKSNQEKKEQQEPNGQRPSSIQIISKLDSNEDGKLSKREVKGPIANDFINIDSNNDGFLTLEELNKAEKNQENRPPQQTNTNLSKEIDASVKTIPVNTDYFISENIINGIQKQIVELNGIETLCYVIKTNSQATEHEMGPWCPRHIEDGMEKAGIWFKDDKVYDVSGHFIANLDEFYSDDKWKLYREDGTIKVTDTEEGCLAAAKPNVEEKYHNYCVECLPEYFKNQVTTFVIPVTPKYIKTAQSFGRGGIGVAFNGVKYDPPAPTHAILAAHTIAPLDDHGGHVNPHGGYHYHAVTGSTKEIPQTDIHSPIIGYAIDGFAIFALLDKNENKPTNLDECGGHSDDKRGYHYHVGEPGENQIIKCLHGVAGTMNVDE